The following coding sequences are from one bacterium SCSIO 12741 window:
- a CDS encoding universal stress protein codes for MNAILVPTDFSKHAAYAAEVAAQIAKRTGAEVVLLHVINLPNYEENAFSNYEEEGTHESMMIMQLVKQKFKNLRTLKFWEGVKVHEVVKFGSVHKAVVAENRERNVSLVVAGAHGMSGSSTEFAGSTIEKLVRVCIVPVLTIKRRFENFELNNIVFSSTFFGENHKPLQAVKEIAERNESNLHLLKVITPDNFEPTSLSRKLIYDMAEKNEIKNFTGYIINDYNIETGIYAYAKHINADLVCLATHGRTGWARLFGKSIAEEVSSHADIPILSIRLTEAQEKTGVIFPE; via the coding sequence ATGAACGCTATATTAGTACCTACTGATTTTTCAAAACACGCTGCTTATGCCGCTGAGGTGGCTGCTCAAATTGCCAAAAGAACGGGAGCAGAAGTGGTGTTGCTACACGTGATTAACCTTCCTAATTATGAGGAAAACGCATTTAGCAACTACGAAGAAGAAGGAACGCATGAAAGCATGATGATCATGCAATTGGTCAAGCAAAAATTTAAAAACCTTCGCACCCTGAAATTCTGGGAAGGAGTGAAAGTACACGAGGTGGTTAAATTCGGTTCTGTACACAAAGCAGTAGTTGCCGAAAACCGGGAAAGAAATGTGAGCCTTGTTGTAGCTGGTGCTCACGGTATGTCTGGCTCTTCTACTGAATTTGCGGGTTCTACGATTGAGAAATTGGTTCGCGTATGTATCGTACCTGTACTCACTATCAAAAGGCGTTTTGAAAACTTTGAGTTAAATAATATCGTGTTTAGCTCCACTTTCTTTGGAGAAAATCACAAACCTCTTCAGGCGGTTAAAGAAATTGCAGAACGCAATGAATCTAACTTGCACCTGCTTAAGGTAATTACACCCGATAATTTTGAGCCTACATCGTTGTCTCGCAAGTTGATTTACGACATGGCTGAGAAGAATGAAATCAAGAATTTTACGGGCTACATCATCAACGATTACAACATTGAGACGGGAATCTACGCCTACGCAAAACACATTAATGCTGATTTGGTTTGCTTAGCTACTCACGGTCGTACGGGATGGGCACGTTTGTTTGGAAAGAGCATTGCTGAGGAAGTTTCCAGTCATGCCGACATTCCAATTTTGAGTATCCGCTTGACTGAAGCTCAAGAGAAAACCGGGGTTATTTTTCCCGAATAG
- a CDS encoding universal stress protein yields the protein MEKRTVLIATDFSEASRNAIRYGLGLYQGRGYHYILLNTVEPNTASSNAGMIVNVSEIMAKDSLEGLKKEKAWVESLPENEGNTLETVQMFGEFVSCVRQIIKDKNIDMVIIGTTGASGLKEFFVGSNAASVIQEISIPVLTVPFQADFNSIKNILYATDLKKLKNRSILDFLKNLMERRGASMTLLNVVKTQSKVSASDKEEEKQALLDYLGSEVGFETVSNEDTVEGINAYIEERGNVDIIAMVPRKKNFFEKIFSKSIAKKVAYHSRIPMLTLQDG from the coding sequence ATGGAGAAAAGGACCGTATTAATTGCTACCGATTTTTCGGAAGCATCTCGCAATGCCATCCGCTATGGATTGGGACTCTACCAAGGACGTGGGTATCACTACATTCTACTCAATACGGTTGAACCCAATACGGCTTCAAGTAATGCTGGAATGATCGTAAACGTTAGTGAGATCATGGCCAAGGATTCACTTGAAGGCCTGAAAAAGGAAAAGGCTTGGGTTGAATCCCTTCCTGAGAACGAAGGCAATACCTTGGAAACGGTTCAAATGTTTGGTGAGTTCGTAAGCTGCGTTCGCCAGATTATTAAGGACAAGAATATCGATATGGTAATCATCGGTACCACAGGTGCCAGCGGATTAAAAGAGTTTTTTGTGGGAAGTAATGCGGCTTCTGTCATTCAGGAGATCAGTATTCCCGTACTCACCGTTCCTTTTCAGGCTGATTTCAATTCGATCAAAAACATCTTGTATGCGACTGATTTGAAGAAATTGAAAAATCGGTCGATATTGGATTTCTTGAAAAACTTGATGGAGCGCCGTGGGGCAAGTATGACTTTACTCAACGTAGTTAAAACCCAGAGTAAGGTTTCAGCTTCTGACAAGGAAGAGGAGAAACAAGCTCTTTTGGACTACCTGGGAAGTGAAGTGGGTTTTGAAACGGTTTCTAACGAAGATACGGTGGAAGGAATCAATGCTTACATCGAAGAGCGCGGTAACGTAGATATCATTGCTATGGTTCCTCGTAAGAAAAACTTCTTTGAGAAAATCTTCTCCAAGAGCATCGCCAAAAAGGTAGCTTATCACTCTCGTATACCGATGCTGACCCTTCAGGACGGTTAG